The following are encoded together in the Pedobacter sp. D749 genome:
- a CDS encoding DUF4412 domain-containing protein, with protein sequence MFKSIKTSVVALILVSTAIIAHAQKKIAEGTLVFAVTANGATTDVKTKFNGNLTKIEIENGPAMVNIISNTADKTGLLLIDVPVAQKQFAVKVSKAETEAQEALLPKYSDYKATGEKQTIAGLSAEKYTYKDDKGGAHELWATKDVDIASITNGGFFKGLGALPVKYSAVINGVNSDLVLKSLSEAKVGAISTEIPAGYEVVTMEELKAMQGGGE encoded by the coding sequence ATGTTCAAATCAATCAAAACAAGCGTCGTAGCTTTAATCTTAGTCAGTACTGCTATAATTGCCCATGCACAAAAGAAAATTGCTGAAGGTACTTTGGTATTTGCTGTAACCGCTAATGGTGCAACAACAGACGTTAAAACTAAATTTAATGGTAACTTAACCAAAATAGAAATTGAAAATGGCCCTGCCATGGTTAACATTATTTCAAATACGGCAGATAAAACCGGATTATTATTAATTGACGTTCCCGTAGCTCAAAAACAGTTTGCAGTAAAGGTGAGCAAAGCAGAAACAGAAGCACAGGAAGCTTTATTGCCAAAATATTCTGATTATAAAGCAACTGGTGAAAAACAAACAATTGCTGGATTAAGTGCTGAAAAATATACTTACAAAGACGATAAGGGTGGAGCTCATGAATTATGGGCAACAAAAGATGTTGATATTGCTTCAATTACCAATGGTGGTTTCTTTAAAGGCTTAGGTGCACTTCCTGTAAAATATTCTGCAGTAATTAATGGCGTAAATTCAGACCTGGTACTAAAATCTCTTTCTGAAGCCAAAGTTGGTGCCATTAGCACTGAAATTCCTGCCGGTTACGAAGTAGTAACCATGGAAGAATTGAAAGCCATGCAAGGTGGTGGTGAATAA
- a CDS encoding ATP-dependent DNA ligase, with translation MKRFAQLIQQLELSNKTNDKIAALVDYFNYADDKDKVWVIALFTGKKPKRPIKSALLKYWAIDITETPEWLFAESYANVGDLSETIALLLPPAENTSDFQLHKWVEDLHDLEGKDDETKKEFILNAWNKLETQERFIFNKLISGNFRIGVSNKMLVNALAKQSSLDSAQIMHSIMGKWNPYEITFHELINGIHVNTDNSWPYPFCLAYALEQEPEKLGAISEWQAEWKWDGIRGQIVKRNGELFIWSRGEELVTEQFPELHFMIDVLPDGVVLDGEILAVQDKKVLSFSTLQQRLNRKTINKKQLEDAPIGFFVYDILEYEAKDFREEPLSVRRKILEQLIGDLDESPVIISPVINCSSWEELADLRQTSRSINSEGIMLKKLSSHYHSGRKRGDWWKWKINPYTVDAVMIYAQKGSGRRANFFTDYTFAVRDGENLVTIAKAYSGLTDKEIKEVNSFVTRNAIEKFGPVRTVKPELVFEIAFEGIAESKRHKAGLALRFPRILRWRKDKKADEINTLEDLRQLLQSTL, from the coding sequence ATGAAACGTTTTGCCCAATTGATCCAGCAGCTCGAACTGAGCAATAAAACCAATGATAAAATTGCGGCATTGGTTGATTATTTTAACTATGCAGATGATAAAGATAAGGTATGGGTTATTGCGTTATTTACAGGCAAAAAACCTAAAAGGCCAATTAAATCAGCCTTGCTTAAATACTGGGCGATAGACATTACTGAAACGCCAGAATGGTTATTTGCCGAAAGTTATGCCAATGTTGGTGATTTAAGTGAAACCATCGCGCTGTTATTGCCACCTGCCGAAAATACTTCTGATTTTCAATTGCATAAATGGGTTGAAGACTTGCACGATCTGGAAGGTAAGGATGATGAAACCAAAAAAGAATTTATTTTAAATGCATGGAATAAACTCGAAACACAGGAACGTTTTATTTTTAACAAATTAATTTCTGGAAATTTCAGGATCGGTGTTTCCAATAAAATGCTGGTGAACGCACTGGCTAAACAGAGTAGTTTAGATAGTGCCCAGATTATGCACAGCATCATGGGTAAATGGAATCCTTATGAAATTACCTTTCATGAGCTGATCAATGGTATCCACGTAAATACCGATAATTCCTGGCCTTACCCCTTTTGCCTCGCATATGCCTTAGAGCAGGAACCTGAAAAACTGGGAGCTATTTCTGAATGGCAGGCCGAATGGAAATGGGATGGTATCCGCGGACAGATTGTAAAACGGAATGGAGAGCTCTTTATCTGGAGCCGTGGAGAAGAACTGGTTACAGAACAGTTTCCTGAATTGCATTTTATGATCGATGTTTTGCCTGATGGCGTGGTTTTGGATGGCGAAATACTGGCTGTGCAAGATAAAAAGGTGTTATCATTCAGTACATTACAACAACGCTTAAACCGTAAAACGATCAATAAAAAACAGCTTGAAGATGCTCCTATTGGCTTTTTTGTTTATGATATTTTAGAATATGAAGCCAAAGATTTCAGAGAGGAACCATTAAGCGTAAGACGAAAAATATTAGAGCAGCTAATTGGTGATTTAGATGAAAGTCCGGTGATAATATCTCCGGTAATCAATTGCAGTTCGTGGGAAGAATTGGCTGATTTAAGACAAACTTCGAGATCGATCAATAGCGAAGGGATCATGCTAAAAAAATTGAGTTCTCATTACCATAGTGGTAGGAAGCGGGGCGATTGGTGGAAATGGAAAATCAATCCCTACACTGTTGATGCGGTAATGATTTATGCGCAAAAAGGAAGTGGCAGAAGGGCTAACTTTTTTACCGATTATACTTTTGCGGTTCGTGATGGCGAAAACTTAGTCACGATTGCAAAAGCCTATTCGGGCTTAACAGATAAGGAAATTAAAGAAGTAAATTCGTTCGTAACCCGTAATGCAATTGAAAAATTTGGACCGGTACGTACGGTAAAACCTGAACTGGTTTTCGAAATTGCTTTTGAAGGAATTGCTGAAAGTAAACGGCATAAAGCAGGTTTAGCTTTACGTTTTCCACGTATATTGCGTTGGCGAAAAGATAAAAAAGCAGATGAAATTAATACTTTGGAAGACTTGAGGCAGTTGCTGCAATCTACCTTGTAA
- a CDS encoding ComEC/Rec2 family competence protein yields the protein MLVVVLLSILFLNVTYKRFNIYRYKGAVGILIYILFFNLGSLFCLLNNESLNQNYFAKTNCNYLKVWVNNEPQQNGNIVRFKAKVRSGYLKGKQISLSGQMLLTVKLDSLKPIQLKYGDEMMISVSYTEVEPPYNPAEFDFKAWLGSQNIYHQAFIDQNHIVSTKKNVGNSIIKMALNLREKQVAKYRTLIKSDEAFAVASTLILGYRADLSKETLSAYSKTGTIHALSVSGAHVAIIYVVLDFMFFFLNKNSALRILKLLLLCTLIWGYALLTGLSPSVVRSAIMISILITAKVLSKKTNSYNVLAFSAFCQLVYNPFLIWDVGFQLSYLAVFGLIYLQPKIYNLLYTEHNWIDKLWSFTSMSLAAQIVTFPLSIYYFYQFPFYFLFANLFITIPLIFMMYLGIVVLIPSFGFLAPIFEWIINFTNAVLKWIANLPYASFSSIWINLPEFVLLSLSLGLFIYALTKLNKQLLFSSLFLFVCYQLLILRDDLKVFQQRKIIFFSLRKNYAAAFINGKEAILISDINSDDKNYAFSIQPALAQLQLNKISIIDFKKDTVLGQFILKNNQIAFFQYRMLLIDEKLNNKKINGKATFSSIWLSGNTKFNLAKMDVDVKYKTAIIDASNKDYKIQILKKHMENNDKDVHVLKKNKAYLVQISQ from the coding sequence ATGCTAGTTGTTGTTTTACTGAGCATTTTATTTTTAAACGTTACTTATAAAAGATTCAATATCTATCGTTACAAAGGTGCAGTTGGTATTTTGATTTACATACTTTTTTTCAACCTTGGCAGTTTGTTTTGCCTGCTTAATAACGAAAGTTTAAACCAAAATTACTTTGCAAAAACCAATTGCAATTATTTAAAAGTTTGGGTTAACAATGAGCCTCAGCAAAATGGCAATATTGTGCGTTTTAAAGCAAAGGTAAGATCTGGATATCTAAAAGGTAAACAGATCAGCTTATCGGGACAAATGCTGCTTACTGTAAAATTAGACAGCCTTAAACCTATCCAACTAAAGTATGGAGACGAAATGATGATTTCGGTTAGCTATACTGAAGTGGAACCGCCATACAATCCTGCAGAATTTGACTTTAAGGCCTGGCTAGGTAGTCAGAATATTTATCATCAGGCATTTATAGATCAGAACCATATTGTTAGCACCAAAAAAAATGTTGGTAATTCGATTATAAAGATGGCCTTAAACTTAAGAGAAAAACAAGTTGCAAAATACAGAACATTAATTAAAAGTGATGAAGCTTTTGCTGTGGCCTCTACCCTTATTTTAGGTTACCGAGCGGATTTAAGCAAAGAAACTTTATCGGCCTATTCCAAAACCGGAACCATTCATGCTTTATCGGTATCAGGAGCACATGTAGCTATTATCTATGTTGTTTTAGATTTTATGTTTTTCTTTTTGAATAAGAACAGTGCGTTAAGAATATTGAAACTATTACTCCTCTGTACTTTGATTTGGGGATATGCTTTGTTAACGGGATTATCGCCCTCTGTGGTTCGCTCAGCCATAATGATCAGTATTTTAATAACGGCAAAAGTTTTATCAAAGAAAACCAATAGTTATAATGTTTTAGCCTTTTCTGCATTTTGTCAACTCGTTTACAATCCATTTTTAATCTGGGATGTTGGATTTCAACTCTCCTATCTGGCCGTATTTGGACTAATTTATCTTCAGCCGAAAATCTACAATCTCCTTTATACTGAACATAATTGGATAGATAAATTATGGAGTTTCACATCCATGTCTTTAGCGGCACAAATAGTCACATTTCCATTAAGTATTTACTATTTTTATCAATTTCCATTTTACTTTCTCTTTGCTAATCTTTTCATCACGATCCCATTAATATTCATGATGTATTTAGGGATTGTGGTATTAATTCCGTCTTTCGGGTTTCTGGCACCGATTTTCGAATGGATAATAAACTTTACGAATGCGGTATTAAAATGGATTGCCAATTTGCCTTATGCCAGCTTTTCATCAATATGGATTAACCTGCCTGAATTTGTCTTGTTGAGCCTTTCGCTAGGATTATTTATTTATGCGTTGACAAAACTTAACAAACAACTTTTGTTCTCTTCTTTATTTTTATTTGTTTGTTATCAACTTTTGATTTTACGCGATGATTTAAAGGTTTTCCAACAGAGGAAAATCATTTTCTTTTCCTTAAGAAAAAATTATGCTGCTGCATTTATTAATGGAAAAGAAGCTATTTTAATTTCAGATATAAATAGTGATGATAAAAACTATGCCTTTTCTATTCAACCAGCATTAGCTCAATTACAGTTAAATAAGATATCTATTATTGATTTCAAGAAAGACACCGTTTTGGGACAATTTATATTAAAGAACAACCAGATTGCCTTTTTTCAATATAGGATGCTTTTGATTGACGAAAAGCTGAACAATAAAAAGATAAATGGAAAGGCTACGTTTTCAAGTATCTGGTTAAGCGGAAATACTAAATTTAATTTAGCCAAAATGGATGTTGATGTAAAATATAAAACTGCAATAATCGATGCCTCTAATAAGGATTATAAAATTCAGATCCTAAAGAAGCACATGGAGAATAATGATAAAGATGTACATGTTTTAAAGAAAAATAAAGCATATTTGGTGCAAATAAGCCAATAA
- a CDS encoding ligase-associated DNA damage response DEXH box helicase, with protein MDQTKTKGYKKIKAWLKTNKRKPFQFQEDAWQYYLDGYSGLVNAPTGFGKTFSLFLAVVIEALNASEANNKKAKDRLQLIWITPLRSLAKDIARAMRETLLELELDWHVGVRNGDTSQAEKLQQKKSMPEILLITPESLHLLLAQKGSSTLFRNLKCIVADEWHELLGSKRGVLVELAVSRIKGLQKLEKKQFLRIWGISATIGNIDEALDVLEPNPEAKRIIVKADLEKKIQIKSILPDDIETLPWAGHLGLKLAYKLLPIIEKSKTTLIFINTRGQSEMWYQHLLNIEPELAGRIAIHHGSIDFELRNWIEDALHTGQLKAVIATSSLDLGVDFKPVDTVVQVGSPKGVARFLQRAGRSGHSPHEISKIYFLPTHALELVEAAAIKEAAKTNNIESREPFIMVFDTLVQYLVTLAIGDGFDDKVIYEEIKNTHAFKLILPEEWTWVMQFITSGGDSLSAYTEFKKVVKDEDGLWKVKSRQLAMRHRLHIGTIVSDAMLKVKFISGGYIGMVEEYFVTRLKAGDNFRLAGRVLEFIQVKDMTVVVRVSKQKNAISPSWNGGRLPLSSNLGSVLRKKYNEALDKTHQDEELDSVYPLFLLQEKRSHVPRNDELLIELINNKEGFHLFAYPFEGRLVHEVLAALVAYRLSKLLPISFSIAMNDYGFELLSETEIPMDESIAYEVFSPKNLTEDITLSINSTEMARRKFRDIACISGLVFQGYPGKYVANKHLQSSAGLFFNVFSDYDKHNLLLRQSYDEVFYQQLEEPRLAAALERIQNGAIIITNPKSFTPLSFPIKVDSLRENMSSEELEQRIVRMKAESEKIK; from the coding sequence ATGGACCAAACCAAAACCAAAGGTTATAAAAAGATAAAAGCCTGGCTAAAAACCAATAAACGTAAGCCTTTTCAGTTTCAGGAAGATGCCTGGCAGTATTACCTGGATGGTTACAGCGGTTTGGTAAATGCGCCTACAGGTTTTGGGAAAACATTTTCTTTATTTCTAGCAGTAGTGATTGAAGCTTTAAATGCCTCAGAAGCAAATAACAAAAAAGCTAAAGATCGTTTGCAGTTAATCTGGATTACCCCGCTCCGCTCTTTGGCCAAAGATATTGCAAGGGCCATGCGCGAAACTTTATTGGAATTGGAATTAGATTGGCACGTTGGTGTACGCAATGGTGATACCTCTCAGGCAGAAAAATTGCAGCAGAAAAAATCGATGCCGGAGATTTTATTGATTACCCCGGAAAGCCTGCATTTGTTACTGGCACAAAAGGGTTCTTCAACCCTGTTCCGAAATCTTAAATGCATTGTGGCGGATGAATGGCATGAACTTTTGGGCAGTAAACGGGGTGTGCTGGTTGAGTTAGCCGTTTCTCGAATTAAAGGCTTACAAAAGCTTGAAAAAAAACAGTTTTTAAGGATTTGGGGGATATCAGCAACCATTGGAAATATTGATGAAGCTTTGGATGTATTAGAGCCAAACCCAGAAGCCAAAAGAATCATTGTTAAAGCTGATTTAGAAAAGAAAATCCAGATTAAATCAATCTTACCTGATGACATCGAAACATTACCCTGGGCTGGGCATTTAGGCTTAAAACTGGCTTATAAGCTTTTACCCATTATCGAGAAAAGTAAAACGACCTTAATTTTTATCAATACCCGCGGACAATCGGAAATGTGGTACCAGCATTTGTTGAATATCGAACCGGAACTGGCCGGGAGGATTGCCATACACCATGGATCGATAGATTTTGAGCTTCGTAACTGGATTGAAGATGCTTTACATACGGGACAGCTTAAAGCTGTTATTGCTACTTCCTCGTTGGATTTAGGAGTAGATTTTAAGCCTGTTGATACGGTTGTTCAGGTAGGATCGCCAAAAGGTGTTGCCAGGTTTTTGCAGAGAGCGGGTCGCTCTGGCCACTCCCCGCATGAAATCTCTAAAATATATTTTTTACCTACCCATGCATTAGAACTGGTGGAAGCGGCAGCGATTAAAGAAGCAGCCAAAACAAACAATATAGAAAGCCGTGAGCCTTTTATTATGGTATTTGATACCTTGGTTCAGTATTTAGTTACGCTGGCCATAGGCGACGGATTTGATGATAAAGTTATTTATGAAGAAATTAAAAATACACATGCTTTTAAACTTATCCTTCCTGAAGAATGGACCTGGGTTATGCAATTTATCACCTCTGGAGGAGATAGTTTAAGTGCCTATACCGAATTTAAAAAGGTAGTTAAGGATGAGGATGGGCTTTGGAAAGTGAAGAGCAGGCAATTGGCCATGCGACACAGGTTACATATCGGAACTATCGTAAGTGATGCGATGCTGAAAGTTAAATTCATTTCTGGCGGTTACATTGGCATGGTGGAAGAATATTTTGTTACCCGTTTAAAAGCCGGAGATAATTTTCGTTTGGCGGGCAGGGTTTTAGAATTTATTCAGGTAAAAGATATGACTGTTGTGGTAAGGGTGAGCAAGCAAAAAAATGCGATTTCGCCGAGCTGGAATGGCGGCCGCTTACCCCTATCTTCCAATTTAGGATCAGTTTTAAGAAAAAAATATAATGAGGCGTTGGATAAAACCCATCAGGATGAGGAATTGGACTCTGTTTACCCGCTATTTTTATTGCAAGAAAAACGTTCTCATGTACCTAGAAACGATGAATTATTAATTGAACTGATCAACAATAAAGAAGGTTTTCATCTCTTTGCCTATCCATTTGAAGGACGTTTGGTGCATGAGGTTTTAGCAGCGCTGGTAGCGTATCGTTTAAGTAAACTGCTACCCATCAGTTTTTCTATTGCCATGAACGATTATGGTTTTGAGCTTTTAAGTGAGACAGAAATCCCGATGGACGAATCGATTGCCTACGAGGTTTTTTCACCTAAGAACTTAACCGAAGACATTACGCTGAGCATCAATTCAACTGAAATGGCAAGAAGGAAATTTAGGGATATTGCCTGCATTTCAGGACTGGTTTTCCAGGGCTATCCGGGCAAATATGTAGCCAATAAGCACCTCCAGTCATCTGCTGGTCTGTTTTTTAATGTTTTTAGCGATTACGATAAACATAATTTACTTTTGCGACAGTCATACGATGAGGTTTTTTACCAGCAACTGGAAGAGCCAAGATTGGCAGCCGCTTTAGAAAGAATTCAGAATGGAGCGATTATTATCACCAATCCGAAAAGTTTTACACCGCTGTCCTTTCCTATTAAAGTAGACAGTTTGCGCGAAAATATGAGTTCGGAAGAATTAGAGCAACGGATTGTAAGGATGAAAGCCGAATCCGAGAAAATTAAATAA
- a CDS encoding ligase-associated DNA damage response exonuclease — MALIEFTKRGIYCKQGDFYVDPWWPVDYAVTTHGHSDHVRFGNKYYLCHTLTKPIIKRRISEDLNVETLEYGESITRNGVNISFFPAGHIIGSAQVRLAYKGEICVISGDYKIEDDGITTPFEPVKCHSFVSESTFGLPVYKWQKQEIVFNGIRSWISDNITQQKTSVLIAYSLGKAQRLIKNLAGDIPIYVHNSIANLNEVIIDAGVNLPKTIRITPETTKDELQKGIVIVPPAMRDSRWIKNLTHPVTGICSGWMQVRAHRRWQSADAGFALSDHADWPGLMEAITATGAEKVYVTHGFTAAFSRFLNDVGIEAAEVLTKFGQEDDEENKVDLVDQNENK, encoded by the coding sequence ATGGCATTAATAGAATTTACCAAAAGAGGGATTTATTGTAAACAAGGCGATTTTTATGTAGACCCCTGGTGGCCTGTTGATTACGCAGTTACAACGCACGGACATAGTGATCATGTTCGTTTTGGAAATAAATACTATCTCTGCCATACCTTAACAAAGCCTATCATCAAACGCAGGATCAGCGAAGATTTAAATGTAGAAACATTGGAATATGGAGAAAGCATTACCCGTAATGGAGTGAATATTTCATTTTTCCCTGCAGGACATATTATCGGATCTGCTCAGGTACGTTTAGCTTATAAAGGTGAAATTTGTGTTATTTCTGGTGATTATAAAATTGAGGATGATGGCATTACCACACCTTTCGAGCCTGTAAAGTGTCATTCTTTTGTTTCTGAAAGTACTTTTGGTTTACCTGTTTACAAATGGCAAAAGCAAGAAATTGTTTTTAATGGCATCAGGAGCTGGATAAGTGATAATATTACACAGCAAAAAACAAGTGTATTAATTGCCTATAGTTTAGGCAAAGCACAACGTTTAATTAAAAACCTGGCTGGTGATATCCCTATTTATGTACATAACAGTATTGCTAACCTGAATGAGGTAATTATTGATGCAGGTGTAAATCTTCCCAAAACTATCCGAATTACTCCTGAAACCACTAAAGATGAATTGCAGAAAGGTATTGTAATTGTACCACCTGCCATGCGGGATAGCCGCTGGATCAAAAATTTAACCCATCCGGTAACTGGTATTTGCTCCGGCTGGATGCAAGTTCGGGCGCATCGCCGTTGGCAAAGTGCTGATGCAGGCTTTGCACTGAGCGACCATGCAGACTGGCCTGGTTTAATGGAAGCTATTACCGCAACAGGCGCAGAAAAAGTATACGTTACACATGGTTTTACAGCTGCTTTTAGCCGGTTTTTAAATGATGTAGGCATAGAAGCTGCTGAAGTGTTAACCAAGTTTGGGCAAGAAGACGATGAAGAAAATAAAGTAGATTTGGTTGATCAAAACGAAAATAAGTAA
- a CDS encoding enoyl-CoA hydratase/isomerase family protein: MEDLVLYQVAERIATITINRPEKRNALNPQLIAELTAAFIKASEDDQVKVVILNANGDSFSAGADLAYLQQLQHNTFEENVADSNHLKKLFTTIYYLPKVVIAQVEGHAIAGGCGLATICDIIFATPESNFGYTEVKIGFVPAIVSCFLKQKVSESIVKEILLTGKIFSAEQALKYNLINFVTNSSDIHQKTREFALSLCKESSGNSLMITKQLINQTVNPHLEKSLEIAVQINARVRESEDFKKGISSFLNKEKINW, from the coding sequence ATGGAAGATCTGGTTTTATATCAGGTTGCTGAAAGAATAGCAACAATAACAATCAACAGGCCTGAAAAAAGAAATGCGTTAAACCCTCAACTAATCGCTGAATTAACTGCTGCGTTTATAAAAGCATCAGAAGATGACCAGGTAAAAGTTGTCATATTAAATGCAAACGGTGACTCATTTAGTGCTGGCGCCGATTTAGCATATCTTCAGCAATTACAGCACAATACATTTGAAGAAAACGTAGCTGATTCTAATCATTTAAAAAAACTATTTACAACCATTTATTACTTACCAAAGGTGGTTATTGCCCAGGTTGAAGGCCATGCCATTGCCGGTGGCTGTGGTTTAGCGACTATATGTGATATTATTTTTGCTACTCCTGAAAGTAATTTTGGCTATACTGAAGTGAAAATTGGTTTTGTACCCGCTATAGTTTCTTGTTTTTTAAAACAAAAGGTGAGCGAATCCATCGTCAAGGAAATTTTACTAACTGGAAAAATTTTCTCTGCAGAGCAGGCATTAAAATATAATTTGATAAATTTTGTAACAAATTCATCCGATATTCATCAAAAAACAAGAGAATTTGCACTAAGTTTGTGCAAGGAGAGTTCAGGTAATTCATTAATGATTACGAAACAACTGATTAACCAAACTGTTAATCCACACTTAGAAAAGAGTTTGGAGATTGCGGTACAGATAAATGCCCGTGTACGCGAGAGTGAGGATTTTAAAAAAGGAATTTCTTCATTTTTAAATAAAGAGAAAATTAACTGGTAA
- a CDS encoding S9 family peptidase translates to MIKNLSLKLSIACIAICTLIDAKAQSINWAKDGNSYYQIASGEIISVTLPKSDKKTIISRTLLTPAGKDNAIAVRSFQLSDDGTKALIYTNSKKVWRYDTRGDYWLADLTANKITQIGKDKPASSLMFAKLSPDGSKVAYVSKHNLYVENIDGTGAKALTTDGTDRMINGTFDWVYEEEFDCRDGFRWSPDGKSIAYWQIDATKIKNFLMINNTDSIYPYTIPVEYPKVGENPSVCKVGIVDIATAKTNWLNVPGDNIQHYIPRMQWVPNSNNIILQQLNREQNESKVFICNASNGDAKAVYTEKAKAWIDAQDEWKWLNDNKEFTIVSDKDGWNHLYRISIDGKKETLVTKGNYDVIDVKLIDVKNNMVYFLASPTNATQKYLFKTKLDGKGKLEQVTPSVLPGTHNYDISPNAAFARHTYNSSIVRPITEWMNFTTGNPFTMDGSITTQLSKQESAKNKVEFFKVTTEDGIEMDGWMKKPDNFNPAKKYPVVFYVYGEPASPTAADTYGAGRNFLYAGDMAKDGYIYISMDNRGAPVPKGSTWRKSIYKNIGVLNIRDQAMAAKKLLATNAFMDKDRVAVWGWSGGGSSTLNLMFQYPEIYKTGIAIAAVGNQLTYDNIYQERYMGTPFPSKEAYVKGSPVTYAKNLKGNLLYIHGTGDDNVHYQNAEMLINELIKNRKVFQLMSYPNRTHSISEGEGTSEHLSLTYTKFLKENCPPGAR, encoded by the coding sequence ATGATTAAAAACTTATCACTCAAATTATCAATTGCCTGCATCGCAATATGTACGCTAATTGATGCAAAAGCCCAAAGCATCAACTGGGCAAAAGATGGTAACTCCTACTACCAGATTGCAAGCGGAGAAATTATTTCGGTTACCCTCCCTAAAAGCGACAAAAAAACAATTATTTCCAGAACGTTATTAACGCCAGCAGGAAAAGATAATGCCATTGCGGTAAGAAGTTTCCAATTGTCGGATGATGGTACAAAAGCATTAATTTACACCAACAGTAAAAAAGTTTGGCGTTATGATACCCGTGGCGATTATTGGTTGGCAGATTTAACCGCTAACAAGATTACCCAGATTGGAAAAGATAAACCTGCATCATCTTTAATGTTTGCAAAATTATCGCCCGATGGAAGTAAAGTAGCTTATGTAAGCAAACACAACTTATATGTAGAAAATATTGACGGAACTGGTGCTAAAGCCTTAACCACTGATGGCACAGACCGCATGATCAATGGTACTTTTGATTGGGTTTATGAAGAGGAATTCGATTGTCGTGATGGTTTTAGGTGGAGTCCGGATGGGAAATCTATTGCTTATTGGCAAATTGATGCGACCAAGATCAAAAACTTTTTGATGATCAACAATACTGATTCGATTTATCCGTATACCATTCCGGTTGAGTACCCAAAAGTTGGCGAAAATCCTTCGGTTTGTAAAGTTGGTATAGTTGATATCGCCACTGCGAAAACAAACTGGTTAAACGTTCCGGGCGATAATATCCAGCATTACATTCCACGCATGCAGTGGGTACCAAACAGTAACAACATTATTTTACAACAGCTTAACCGTGAGCAGAACGAAAGTAAAGTGTTTATCTGCAATGCCAGTAACGGAGATGCAAAAGCGGTTTATACTGAAAAGGCAAAAGCCTGGATTGATGCGCAAGATGAATGGAAATGGTTAAACGACAATAAAGAATTTACCATCGTATCAGACAAAGACGGTTGGAACCATTTGTATAGAATCAGTATTGATGGAAAAAAAGAAACATTGGTTACAAAGGGTAACTATGATGTAATTGATGTGAAGTTGATTGATGTAAAAAACAATATGGTTTATTTCCTTGCTTCACCAACAAATGCCACTCAGAAATATCTTTTTAAAACGAAGTTAGATGGCAAAGGTAAATTAGAGCAGGTTACCCCTTCTGTTTTACCTGGAACGCATAATTATGATATTTCCCCAAATGCTGCTTTTGCCCGTCATACGTATAACAGTTCAATCGTAAGGCCAATTACCGAGTGGATGAACTTTACTACAGGTAATCCATTTACGATGGATGGAAGCATTACTACCCAATTATCAAAACAGGAATCGGCTAAAAACAAAGTTGAGTTTTTCAAAGTAACCACTGAAGATGGCATTGAAATGGATGGCTGGATGAAAAAACCTGATAATTTTAATCCTGCTAAAAAATACCCAGTTGTATTTTATGTTTATGGTGAACCTGCTTCGCCTACAGCAGCAGATACTTATGGCGCCGGAAGAAACTTTTTATACGCTGGCGATATGGCCAAAGATGGTTATATCTATATTTCAATGGATAATAGAGGTGCCCCTGTACCAAAGGGAAGCACTTGGCGTAAAAGCATTTATAAAAACATCGGCGTGCTTAACATCCGCGATCAGGCCATGGCAGCCAAAAAACTATTGGCAACCAACGCTTTTATGGATAAAGACCGTGTAGCCGTTTGGGGCTGGAGCGGTGGCGGTTCGTCTACCTTAAACCTGATGTTCCAATATCCGGAAATTTATAAAACAGGTATTGCAATTGCAGCGGTTGGTAATCAATTAACCTACGATAATATTTATCAGGAGCGTTATATGGGTACCCCTTTCCCAAGTAAAGAGGCGTATGTTAAAGGTTCTCCTGTTACTTATGCTAAAAACTTAAAGGGAAATTTATTGTATATCCATGGTACAGGCGACGATAACGTACACTATCAGAATGCCGAAATGTTGATCAATGAACTGATTAAAAACAGAAAGGTTTTTCAACTGATGAGTTATCCTAACCGTACACACAGTATTTCAGAAGGTGAAGGAACAAGCGAGCATTTATCGTTAACCTACACCAAGTTTTTAAAAGAAAACTGCCCTCCGGGAGCAAGATAG